From the genome of Alicyclobacillus sp. SO9:
CCGGGGACTGGGTGACAGCTCAACTGACCGGAAATTTTGTCCGTAACAGGAGTGCAGCCGGATTTAAAGCCATGTGGACTGAAACCGGCCCACCCGATTCGGAGTTTTTTGCAGAGTTGGACCCGAGGTTGCAACATATTATGTGCACAAAACTGCGTGGAAAAGTCGTTCCTGTGGGAAGTGTAGCGGGCCATCTGGTTGAATCCTTGGCACAAGCGACGGGACTCTGTCCTGGCATACCGGTTGCTGCAGCGGCAGTTGATGCTTTTGCAGCGGTGCCGGGTGCAGGAGTCGCGCAGCCTGGGACCATGGTACTAGCTATGGGGACTTCAACTTGTCATATGGTGTTGTCTGAAGAACTGCATATGGTGGAAGGCATAACTGGGGTCGTCAAAGACGGTATTTTGCCCTCCTTCTATGGCTATGAGGCTGGGCAGGCAGCGGTTGGGGATATCTTTAATTGGTTCCTTGAAAATATGGTGCCGGACTCCTACATTGAACACGCACGGGCAAATAAAATGAGTGTCTTTGACTTGCTGGAAACGAAGGCCAGTGATTTGACCCCTGGTGAGTCAGGTCTTGTTGCATTGGACTGGTGGAATGGGAATCGATCGATCTTGGGTGATGCTCATCTAAGCGGCATGATGGTTGGGCTCACTCTTAGTACAAAAACTGAGGAGATGTATCGAGCTTTAATTGAAGCAACCGCTTTTGGAACTCGAAAAATCGTAGAACGTTTTGTTGAATCTGGTGTTGAGATTAACAAACTTGTTGCATGTGGAGGACTTCCCGGAAAGAACAAAATGCTGATGCAAATATACGCAGACGTGACAGGTCGAAAGATTTCAACACCAGCGGTGGATGAATCTACCGCACTTGGTGCCGCCATTTTGGCGGCAGCCAGTGCTGGGTTGAAACTTGGCGGATACGACTCTGTCACAGAGGCTATTCATCAGATGAGTCCGCACAGGGTTGTGGAATTTCATCCGATTCAGAAGAATGTCGAGAGATACAATGAACTATACGAGGTGTATTGTGTTCTGCACGACACCTTTGGACAGGGTTCACCAGAACTCATGCATCGGCTGCGCAAACTCAGAGAATTGACACGCAAGTCCTAAGTCTAGCATCACAAGCCTATTAAAAACAGGGGTTTTCACACCCCTGTTTTCTTCACTCTGCGGTGACCTTCAAATTGGGGTGACGATTAAATTGCAGTGACCGTCAAATTGCAGTGACAATTACAGAGACTGCTGGTCTTCCTGCGCTTCAACACGGGCAAGCTGCCGTGAATGGTCAGGGCGATGAAAGAAGATAACGGCCAGTACCGAGCTAATAGCGAGAATGGCCAGCAGCCAAAATGCTCCTCGGAAGCTGCCGGTTGAGGTCACCACCCAGCCTGTAATGGTTGGCGCGACAAAGCCGGCAATTGCAAAGAACGTGTCCATCACTCCGAGAGCCGTTCCGGTTCTTTCTCGGGCTACATCGACGTTGATTGCGTAAAAAGTCGAGTTCGCACTCATGCCGAAGGCAACCGCCAGAGAGACAAAGATGAGCGTAACAGCGAGATTGTGGGTGTAAATGACAGGAATGATGCATGCGGCCGCCAGCAATTGCGAAATCCAGATGGGGTGCGAGCGAGCTTTTCGCAAGCTTCCCGTCTTCTTCAAAATCGCATCAGACAAGTATCCAACAGCCCACAAAAGAATAGCTGCCAGTAACCATGGGAGAATGCTGAACAGTCCAATGGACGTCAAGTCTAAATGGTATTGATCGCTCAGAAACGACGGCAGCCAGGTCATAAAGAAGAACAGGTAGTAGCCAAATACAAAAAACGACCAGTCGTTGGCAAGCAAAGTTGGATTGGAAAACAGGAACTTCCACAATCCTCTTACACTGTGGGACTGCTTGCGACGCATGGTTTTCGCGTCTAATTGCCGGCTTTGGAGTTGTCCCTCGCGGATGTGCTTTAGTTCGGCTTCATTGACATGTTTACTGTGTTCTGGAAAGTCTCGAAAGAGGAAGAACCAGAGCGGTACCCAAATGAGACCTAGAATTCCGAGAATGATAAACATACCGCGCCAGGAAGTCTTTAGAATCAATCCGGTAACAATCGGCGCACCAATAGCAAGCGCCAGCGGAACGGCGACGAGAGAGTTTGACAGCGCAATTGCGCGTTCGTTTTTGTGCAGCCAGTCACCAACAGCTCGGTTGATAGCGGGAAAATTCGGACCTTCAGCTACGCCAAGAAGAATGCGCATGACGTAAATCATCGTAAAACTGACGGCAAGGCCTGTGAGGCCAATGGATAAGGACCATAAGAGCGATGAGATGAGAAGAACACTGCGTGCACCGGAACGATCGACCCAAATGCCGCCAAAGAATGTCATAATCATGTAACCAACGCCAAAGGCGCCGAGAATCATCCCGGATTGAGCAGCATTTAAGTGAAACAGCTTTGAGATGTCCGGGATGGCGTACGAAATAGCCGACCTATCAATGTAGTTAATAATGGTGATAGCAAATAACAGACTAATGATGGCCCAGCGGTATTTTGTAGCCGTTTTCATTGTTTCCCTCCTTTGAAAATGTTCCCCTACTTTGGAATATGATTTAATGCATAGAGGTATTTTTACATACTATTCCTAGAATTGGGCGCGGTTGAGCCGATAGTTGTAACAAAAAAGTGAACATTATGAGATGTGTGAAATCGGTTTCTGTGACCTTCCATTACCATTGACCTGTTCTCATATCTATTCATCAGACAGGTTTACAATGCGCCGAAGACTAGTGAAGAATAGTACGATACTTAATTTCGAAAACTTTGACATATCTCTCATCATTCACGTCTGTTGTCTGCTATAGTTGACGTAATGGCAAATAGAAAAATGTGATTTGAGCGGCTCTGGGACGTGCAGGTTGCGAGAGCAGTCGACCAATCGGTTGGTTGATGACGTTGGTGAGCGGCGTGGAAAGCGCTCTCGTTTTCCGTAATTGCTGCGGCTGTTGACGGGAAAATTCGCTCAGCTGTCGGAATTTTTTTCATCGGAAGGGGATGGTGTCTTGCGTATTCTTGTTGTCGTTCCACCGAGTGAAGCGGCTCTTGAACAGGCGCAGCAAATGGCCGGCTTGTTCATGGGGCACGAAATTGAAGTTGCTTCCACTGCACAGGAGCAGAATCGTCGTCTGCCGGAGGCGGACATCCTGATGTCAAACGCCTTTGTGCCCGTGACGGCAGGAAACTTGGCACAAGCAAAAAACTTGCGGTTCATTCAGGTCTTGGGTGTAGGGGTAAATCATATTGATTTAGACGCGGCCAAAGCACAGGGGGTTGTTGTGGCCGATGTAGCTGGTGCAAACTCCGTGAGCGTCGCTGAGCATGTCATCATGTCGCTGCTGTGTTTGTATCGACCGATTGTCGCCAGCCACACAGCTATCCAAAACGGACAGTGGCCGCTGTCGCAGTGGTTCAATCAAGCAGAAGATTTGACAGGGAAAACCATTGGCATTGTGGGTATGGGCAGAATCGGCCGGGAATTGGCTCGCCGGTTGCTGCCTTTTGCTGTCGGAATTGTGTACACGGATGTTGTTCGGCTCACTGAGGCAGAGGAAGCAGAACTCGGCGTCAGCTACGTTGAAAAATCGGATTTGCTCTCCATCAGCGATGCAGTCACATTACATCTTCCTTTTACAGAGGAAACCTATCATTTTATCAATAGTGATGCATTAGCCCTCATGCAGCCCGGCAGTGTTCTCATCAATGCAGCGAGATCTGAGTTGGTGGATGAAGGAGCTCTCGTTGAGGCACTTCATTCCCATCTGCGCGGGGCTGCCCTTGATGTGTTTTCACCAGAGCCGCCAAACCCGGATAACCCGTTGTTTAGCCTGCCAAATGTACTGCTGACCCCGCACGGAGCGGGAACCACCCGGCAGGCTCAAGAGCAAATTGCTGCGCGCGCTCTGCAAAACGTGCTTCGATTTATGGATGGCAGGTCACTCGAAGATGTGGTGGTGGATGCATGAGCACAAATCCAGGCGGACGTATGAACGCAAGAGATGCATTTCATCAGTGGCTCACTGACAGAGGGATTTCGCGGATGTTTGGCAACCCGGGATCGACTGAACTACCGATGCTGGTCGACTGGCCAAAATCGGTGGAGTATGTGCTTGGCTTGCAGGAGAGCGTCGTTGTCGCTATGGCAGACGTGTACGCACAGACAACAGGCATGCCTGCACTGGTGAACCTGCATGCAGCGCAGGGGCTCGGGAATGCAATGGGATCGCTCAGGACAGCCCTGCATAACCACGCACCCATGGTGGTGACGGTCGGACAAGAGGACACAAGGCACCAGATTCTGAATCCGCTTTTGTACGGCGACATGGTCTCCCTCGGGCAACCTGTGGTGAAGTGGGCGTACGAGGTGAAGGAAGCGGCAGATGTCGTCCCGGCCCTGGAGCGAGCCTGGCACTTTGCAGAGGCAGCGCCGGCTGGACCCGTCTTGCTGTCGATTCCCATGAACCTCTGGGATGGGCCTGCAACAAAACTTCCAATCCGGCAGTCTTACACTTACACACGGACGACTGTCAATCCTGAATTTCTCAGCTCAGTGGCGGAGGCATTGTCAGAAGCGACATCACCTGCCTTGGTACTGGGGGGCGGAGTGGCTCGCAGCGATGCGTTTGCAGAGGCTGTTGCATTAGCGGAGCGCCTGCAGTGTCCCGTTTATGGAGCACCGCTTGCGGAACGCATGGGGTTTCCCAACCAGCACCCGCTGTATGAGGGAATGTTGCAACCTGTCTTGCCACTGATTTTGCAAACCCTCGGGCGATACGATGTCGTGGTGGTGATTGGCGCTCCTGTATTTCTGACCTATCCGTACTTGCCTGGTCCTCGCGGGTTGCCGATGCAGGTGTACCACATTGACGACATTGATGTGAACCTGTCAGCTTCTCTGGCACAACATACCTTTCAGTATCCAGTCAAAGGAGCCATCGCGGCTTTGGCAAACCAGGTTGTGGAAGCGAACCACACAAGACCGAACGCGTCTGCGGCTCGCAGAGCCCAGCGGAAATCAGCTGCCATTCGCTCGAAACAGAAGCTGGGCGCAGCTTTCGTCCTTGGGACTGTGTCACGAATGGTTGCGAAAGATACGGTAGTGATTGATGAAGGAATTTCTGCGAGTCCGTTGGTGCGGGAGTATGTCAATGTATTCCAAAGTGCACAGTATTTCAGTGCTTCTACCGGCGGTTTGGGCTGGGGCATTCCTGCAGCAATTGGTGCGGCTCTGGCAAGACCGGGACAGAAGGTGGTGGCGATTGTCGGAGACGGCGCCAGCCTCTATGGTATTCAGGCACTTTGGACGCTGGCGCGTCTGAACCTCCCAGTGGGCGTGATTGTGCTGAACAATCAGCGCTATGCCATCTTGAATGGATTTGGGAAAATGCTCTATCCGAGTCTTGAATCGACGATTCCAGGGATTGAACTCCCGGGGCTGAATCTGGTGAAGATTGCGGAAGGATTCGGTGTGTCTGCATCTCGTATCGATACGGCGGCAGCGCTCGAGTCGGCACTTGAGTCGGCACTTAACGACGGTTGGCGCTTTGATGAAGGAGATGCGGCAGGCGACGCAGGCGCTCAAAGTGGCCAATCTGCCGTAAAACCGTTCCTGTTGGATGTTGCGGTAAGCTCCGAGGATATCTCTCTGATGTAGTTTGACTCGCATAACGCAGAAGTTTTTACTTGATAAGAGAAAGAGGTGGATCCAATGAAAATTTCCATAATTGGTACAGGGAACATCGGTGGAGCATTAACGCGCAGGTTCACTCAGCTTCATCACGATGTTAGGATAGCCAATTCACGCGGTCCAGAATCTTTACGAGAACTAGCATCAGAAACTGGGGCGCTCCCTAGCACCGTCCAAGAAGTGGTTCAGGGTGCCGACGTCATTGTCGTGACGATTCCCGAGAAAAACATACCAAATCTACCGGGTGACCTGTTTGCACAGGTTCCGGCAGACACAGCAGTGATTGATACCGGAAACTATTATCCAAGACAACGGGATGGGAAAATTTCCGAGATTGAAGAAGGGCTGTCGGAAAGTCGTTGGGTGGAACAACACCTCGGCCATGCAGTTATCAAAGTCTTCAATAACATTTACGCCAAACACCTGCTGGAACGCGGGCTTCCCGCAGGAGAACCGGGACGGATTGCACTCCCTGTGGCCGGAGACGATGTGTCAGCCAAGCAAAAAGTGATGGGATTAGTCGAGGAACTTGGCTTCGACGCCGTCGACGCGGGTGGTCTGGATGAATCCTGGCGTCAACAACCTGGATCGCCTTGTTATGGTGCTGATTCGGACGTTGAGGGTTTACGGGAGGCGTTGCGGGCTGCCAGTCCACATCGTACGAGTGACTGGCGCGCCTGACACCCGATGGACACCAGATGCGAATAAGTCGGAAATGAAAGTTGAGTCCGGATAGCGGGGCATGGTATCCGTTTGAATTGAATCGTCGACATCACGTGGATGATGAGCAGATGGGCTGTTTTCAGAGAGAACAGCCCATCTGCTACTTTTCTGGAGCGGATTCCAACGGGTGCTGTGCAAGCAAAGGCTGCAGACCAGTTGCTGGGTGCATGGTTTTCGTGTGGATGAAACCGTCGCGGGCAGTCAGCCTCCCAGTCTTCGCGTGTGTGCTGGTCCCTGCTGCTTGGCGGACGCTGCTGCTTGGCGGTTGCTGGCGCTTGGTGGACGCTGCTGCTTGGCGGACGCTGCTGCTTGGCGGGTGCTGCTGCTTGGTGGGTGCTGCTGCTTGGTGGGTGCTGCTGCTTGGTGGTGGCTGGAGCTTGGTGGTGGCTGGAGCTTGGTGGTGGCTGCCGCTTGGCGGTTGCTGGCGCTTGGTGGTGGCTGGAGCTTGGCGGGTGCTGCCACTTGCTAAGGATCTTTTTGCTCCCTATCGCGTTACTCGCCAAAAAATAGGGATCGATTCGCTCACTATTTCTACAAGGCCATCACAATAATGATCGCATTGATCCCTATCATCCCCGCTCCGCTCTAACACTATGGATATTAGTGTCCTTTCATGACACTAATATCTTGGCCATGCGACATTAGGGATCTTTGAGATCCCAATCTCATCCCACGTCGAACAATAGTGATCATTCGAGTTCCTAACTTCCTAACTTCCTAACTTCCTAACTTCCTAACTTCCTAACTTCCTAACTTCCTGACTCCCTGACTCCCTGACTCCCTGACTCCCTGACTCCCTGACTCCCTGACTCCCTGACTCTCCGCCTCACTGCTCAGTCCTTATTAACGAGACCTGGTCTTACGACGAAAGACCTATCCCACTGCTTTCCCCTGTACATCCTTCGCCGGATTCGCTGAGTTCTGCATCGACCTATGATGGTGACAGACATCAGCGAATGGAGGTTTTTTCAATGTTACAAAAACCCGTTATAGCTATCACAGGAGGTACACGCGGCCTCGGATATGCGTTGGCAAAGGCCCTTCTTGAGGACGGATTTGCAGTATCCGTTTGTGCGAGACGGACGGAAGAAGTGAAGGAGGCTGGCCGTGCATTGTCAGACTATGGGCCGGTTCTAGCGCAACAGGTGGATGTGACGGATGCTGCCGCAACGGAAAATTGGCTGCAATCCACCAAGCGTGAATTCGGCCGCATCGACGGTTTGGTGCACAATGCATCGAGTATTGGCGATGTCCCGATGCCTGTGCTGCAAAACACAACGGCAGCCAATATGCGGCAGGTGCTGGAAGTCAATACAGTGGCTCCAGTCCTGATGACACAGCAGGCATTGCCCATACTCCTCGAACAACCCCGTGCCCTTGTGGTGGCGATTTCCAGTGATGCTGCTGTCGGCGGCTACGAAGGCTGGGGTGTGTATGGTGCCAGTAAGTCAGCGCTGGATTTGATTGCGAAGACATTCGCGTCGGAGTTGGCGGAGAAAAATGTGCAGGTTGTTTCTGTCGATCCCGGTGACATGGACACAGAAATGCACCACGACGCGGCGCCTGCTGACAACGGGTTACCGGCGCCAGCCATGTCAGCCAGCGCCATGATGGCGTTGTTTCGTCCCTTGCGAACCGGTGAGCCTTGGCCAAGCGTGTCAGGGTCACGGTTGTCGGTGCATCATGATGACGGCAAATCGCTGTTGGCTGGGCTGAAGGGAGAGGATGAATGATGGCGTCACTTCGCATGGAATCAAGTGGCATGGAATCAAGTGGCATGGAATCAGGTCGCATGGAACTGAGTGGTATGGAATCAGGTCGCATGGAGTCAGGTCGCATGGAGTCAAGTGGCATCAAATTGAATGGCATGGAATCCAGTCGAATCGAATCACTGCGGGTGGAAGACCTGGACTTCGGTATCGATGTAGGGCAGTATGTGGCGGATCGAACAGCAGAGGCTCGTGGTCTGGCCAGAGATAGCGTAAAGATGCTGGTGGTTCATCGCAGCACTGGACGGCTTCAGGACACACGGTTCAGCAGTTTGCCTGACTTTCTCGAGGCGGGGGACGTCCTGGTTGTCAATTCGTCGGCTACCATTCCTGCTCGGCTGGCGGTGCACTCACAGGGACAACATCATTTCATTCACCTGGCCGCAAGGCTTTCCGCCAATCGTTTTCTCATTGAACGGCGGGGAGGACATGGTGAAGCGGACGCCCGATTCTGGCCAGAAGGAACAGCGATAACCGTCCTTGGCGGAGACGTGAACGGACGGCCTGCAGCAAGCTGCAGGGTGAACCGCAGGTTTCATCCCAACAGTCGACTCTGGGAAGTGGAGGCGGATGAAGACCTGTATCAGCTTGCGCCTTCTATTGGATCGCCGATTCGGTATGATTACGTCAAACAAGACACCACCGCGGGGGATTATAGGACCATTTTTGCGAGAATAGCGGGATCGTCGGAAATGCCCTCAGCAAGCCGCCCGTTCACCAAACCTATTCTGCGCCAACTTGCCCGGCGAGGCGTCAAAGTGGCTTCCATCACCCTTCATACCAGCGTATCCAGTCATGAAGTCGAAACAGATTTGTCACAGCATCCCGTCTTGCCGGAATGGTATCAGGTTTCGGAACAGTCTGCCACTGTCATCAACCGGGCAAAAGCCAACGGCAACCGCATTATCGCTGTCGGTACGACGGCAGTTCGGGCAATCGAGAGTTCCGTGGATGCAAGTGGGAAAGTGATGCCACAACAAGGCTGGACGACGCACCTTGTCACGCCGTCGACGAAACCGAAGGTAGTGACTTCCCTAGTCACGGGCATGCACGACAACCATACGAGTCACCTGGCACTGATGTATGCCTTTATCCTCCCGGATACACTGCGGCAGGCCTATCGTGTGGCGGCTGACCACGGGTACTTGTGGCATGAGTTTGGCGATATCTCTTTAATCCTGTGAGTCAGTACGCAACGTGCTGGGAAACAACAATGGAAAGCGGGGGGTGACTCCCGGGTGAAATGGGAACGTGTCAATCACATCCAAGGCGTTTGGCTTGAAATAAGACACCCGTGTTGCATGGTGCGGCGGTGTCTTATTTTTTGATGCCTGTCAACCCTTTTCAATTTGCATCTTTTTGCGATAATGGACAATATAGAACATTTGTTCTGTAATAGGTTGTGTCATGGACGGGTATATAACTACTCTGGTTAAAACTGAATTGCATGCTGAGACGGACGCACGAAACTCAAAAAACTGGGCGGAGGCGACAAGAATGCGGATACTGCACACGGCAGATTGGCATTTCGGCAAGACGCTGGAAGGCCGGAATCGAATAGCAGAACAAGCTGAATTTGTGGATGAGTTGATAACCCTATGTGAAAAAGAAGCGGTCGATCTCGTTCTTATGGCAGGAGATGTCTACCAAACTGTCAACCCGAGCGCTGAAGCGGAGGCGTTGTTTTACCGGGCGTTGGACGGCCTGTCCGCAGGCGGTGCCCGTGGTGTCGTTGTGATTGCCGGGAACCACGACAATGCACAGCGGATTAATGCGGCAGGTCCGTTGGCTGACAAAGCAGGCATTACGCTGCTGGGATTGCCAAAAGACTCGGTTGCGCTGACGTCGCAAACAGCGACAGAGAGGGGGGTGTCTGAACTGGAACAACGGGTTGAGCGTGTCGACGGCGGTGTCGGGTTCGTCGAACTCAAAATACCCGGATGCAAGGAGAGTGCGGTCGTTGCGGCGGTTCCGTACCCGTCCGAGGGGCGGCTCAATGAGGTACTGTCAGAGACGCTTGATGAAGAGCAAATGCAACAGAGTTACAACAAGCGCATTGGGGAGTTGTTTCAGGAACTGGCGGGTCATTTTCGGGACGATACGGTCAATCTCTTGATGAGTCATCTGTATGTGAACGGCGGCATTGAATCCGAGTCCGAAGTACAGATTCAAATTGGCGGTGCATACGCCGTTTCACCTGATGTGTTTCCACAGGCAGCTCATTACGTTGCATTGGGCCACTTGCATCGACCCCAGGATGTGAAGGGGGCTAAGGTGCCTGTGAGGTATTCGGGATCGCCGCTTGCATACAGTTTTTCCGAGGAAGGCCAGAAAAAATCTGTAACCCTCATTGACGCATTGCCCGGACAGCCTGTGTCCATTCGGGAGGTTTCATTACAAAGCGGTAAACCGCTGGTGGAATGGAATGCGACCGAGGGGATTGCACAAGTAGAACAGTGGGTAGCTGATGGACGGGACGGCAACGCCTGGATTGACCTGAAGGTTCATGTGCAGACGGGGCTGGATTTGGAGAACATTCATTACTTACGCGATTTGCACCCAGGTTTCGTACATATTCATCCGATACTGCCGGTTGCAGACGGAGACACGGAAACAAGCTCTGAGGAAAACAGGGACAGGCCGTCTGTTGACGAGATGTTTCGCAGGTTCTTTGAAGAACGCACCGGCGGGGCTCAGGCGGACGACGAGTTGGTGGAACTGTTCCTCAGTCTGGTTGCGGAAGAAGAAGCGGACGCCGCGTCCAATGCAGATGACGGTCAAGGTGATGACGGTGACACCCGTCAGGGCCACTCTGATAAAACCGACGATAGCCATAAAACAGAGGACTCCAAGGAGGTTGGCGCATGAAGCCGATGAGACTGACGATTTCAGGTTTGAACAGTTTCCGTGAGCAGCAGGAAATTGACTTTAGCCAACTGACTGAGCTTGGTATGTTCGGTATTTTTGGTCCAACAGGGAGCGGGAAGTCATCGATTCTGGATGCCATTACACTGGCCCTCTACGGAAACGTGGAACGTGCGGGGCGTCACACCCAAGGCATTCTCAATCAGGCGGAGAAGAAGCTGGACATTGCTTTTGACTTTGAAATCGGATTGGCTTTGGACCGCAAACGGTACCGTGTGGAGCGGGTTTATAAAAGGGGGGCTGGGGAGTATTCTGTGCAACACCAGTCCAGCCGTCTGTTGCAACTTGAGCATCAGGGTGAAACCGATTATGGACTGGTCATGATTGCCGAAAACCAGCGGGAGGTCAACCAAGCCGTCCTCCGAATTGTGGGTTTGCAGCAAGATGACTTTACGAGAGCCGTTGTACTGCCGCAGGGAAAGTTCGCGGAGTTTTTGCAACTGACCGGAAAGACGCGAAACGAAATGATGGAGCGGCTATTCGGCCTGGAGAAGTTTGGACAATCTCTGTCAAACAGGGCTAACCGCCGGGCCAAGGACACCACTGCGAAGAGAGAAAACATAGAAACTGCGCAAAGAGAGCTTGGAGACGCGTCGGAAGCAGCTGTAAATGAGGCCGAACGGGTACTGGAAACACGAAAGAGTGAGTTGGAGCAGGCTGATAAGAATTGGCGTACCGCTCAGAACCGTTTAAAAGACTTTGAGCAAATCCGTGATTTCATGACGCAATTGGACGGAATGAGAACAGAGTTGAACGGCTTGTATGACAAAACAGACGAAATAGAGGTCATTCGGCAGGCTTTACAGCGACACGACGAAGCTGTCATCCTGTGGCCGAAGGTACAGAGCTGGCAAGAGGCAGAGGCTGCCGTAGAGCTTGCGCAAAAGGCGGTGGAAGGTGCCCGAACTGCGGCACAAGAGGCGAAACAGAGGCTGGATAAGGCCGTTTTGGAACGCGATGCTGTCGAAAAACAAGCTGCAGAACTGGAGCCAGAGCTGAACAAACAAAAGGTTTTGCTGCACGAGGCCAAGACTCTCGAAACAGAACTGGGCAAATCCACTGCCGACCTGGACAAAGCCAAGCAGGCATACGAAACGGTTGTAAGACAGAACCAAGCTGCGGTCAACATGCGGGACAAGGCCAGACATGAGGCAGCAGGTCTCGAAGCGCAAATGGATGGCGCACAACAGCAAGAAACCCTGCACAGGATTTCACCTGAAAGACGGCAACGCCTTTCCAACCTGGGCACTGCAGAGCAGGTCTGGATTTCTGCAGTGAGACGGGAAACGGATGCGCGGGACAAGCTGATCGTACGACAGCAGCAGTGGGATAAGGCACAGGCGGGAGTGAAGAAGTGGTCTGATGAAGAGCAAAGGCTTGTTGCTCAGGAAGGGTCCGTCCAAACAGAAGCAGACCGTTTGGAAAAGAGCGCGCCCGCCTTTAGCATACAGGTGCTGCAGGACTTTCTGCAGTGGCGTTCGCAGGCGGAAACGCGGCTGGAGACGCTCGCGAAAGTGGCAGGGGAAGCGACTGAGGTCCGTAGACAAATTGCTGAAGCCGAACAAACGTGTAGTGATGAAACAGAACGGGTTGGCGCGTTGACAGAAACCCGTGACAACAGCAAAAAAGAGTTGGACAAACTGCAATCGGAGTATGAAACATACATGGCTACCAATGAGTTTGAGTGGATTAGGCGGTTGCAGGCGCGTGTGCGCAACGGGGAGCCGTGTCCAGTCTGTGGTGCAACGGATCATCCGGATTTGTCGTCGCATTTGAATCGGGACGAAGCAACTACAAAAGCCGGATGGTCCACAGAGCAGGCAAATGCTCTCAGGCTGACAGAGGCGGCGTACAATCAACACAGTGATGAACTGCACAAAGCAGAAATCGCGTTGACCCAGGCCGCGTCAGTGCTTGAGTTTCGAAGAGAGAACTTGAAACAAAAGGAACAGGAACTGACTGATGTTCTGGCAGGTCTCTCTGCATACTGGACTCCTGACATTGAGAGAATGATGTCTTGTAAAGTCCCAGCAACACAGCAGGAATGGGAATCGTTCCTGAAGGCGTTCGATGCGTCGATGT
Proteins encoded in this window:
- a CDS encoding AAA family ATPase gives rise to the protein MKPMRLTISGLNSFREQQEIDFSQLTELGMFGIFGPTGSGKSSILDAITLALYGNVERAGRHTQGILNQAEKKLDIAFDFEIGLALDRKRYRVERVYKRGAGEYSVQHQSSRLLQLEHQGETDYGLVMIAENQREVNQAVLRIVGLQQDDFTRAVVLPQGKFAEFLQLTGKTRNEMMERLFGLEKFGQSLSNRANRRAKDTTAKRENIETAQRELGDASEAAVNEAERVLETRKSELEQADKNWRTAQNRLKDFEQIRDFMTQLDGMRTELNGLYDKTDEIEVIRQALQRHDEAVILWPKVQSWQEAEAAVELAQKAVEGARTAAQEAKQRLDKAVLERDAVEKQAAELEPELNKQKVLLHEAKTLETELGKSTADLDKAKQAYETVVRQNQAAVNMRDKARHEAAGLEAQMDGAQQQETLHRISPERRQRLSNLGTAEQVWISAVRRETDARDKLIVRQQQWDKAQAGVKKWSDEEQRLVAQEGSVQTEADRLEKSAPAFSIQVLQDFLQWRSQAETRLETLAKVAGEATEVRRQIAEAEQTCSDETERVGALTETRDNSKKELDKLQSEYETYMATNEFEWIRRLQARVRNGEPCPVCGATDHPDLSSHLNRDEATTKAGWSTEQANALRLTEAAYNQHSDELHKAEIALTQAASVLEFRRENLKQKEQELTDVLAGLSAYWTPDIERMMSCKVPATQQEWESFLKAFDASMSRLQKQNQEWEKEKQAVEERAANLKEQMQEARHQLSLAQTREKTAQGEAAVQQREVEAAADEKTKAVDTLFQVLRQLDVEPALESAPETADETLKRLIENTRTEAANHDKLAGEARETMQKLAPQLAQLRSTLREQEEAVGQTDREVTKLQSTIAALQQKVTAQTEQLRGYTGGLSVADAMTKVESQLQELKTTMERVQTLVKSAEDGYSTTSQSVTKAEAAVEEKTATLRNYERQLTDALSESNFATVDALRDARLDEGDVQERTNTVKTYDKTVEEYQTRSKDLETKLAGRSVDAEAMERVKQDAKTADTVYRRCLEAHGAAKESYSALLTRKARWQELEQQRLEVDGLARRLDVLTKVLRGNAFVRYVAKEQMELVARQASNRLAHLTHGRYALTFNDDGDFLMRDIHNGGQTRPVNTLSGGETFLTSLSLALALSSHIQLRGEHPLEFFFLDEGFGTLDPDLLDVVISSMESLNLERMSIGLISHVPELRQRMQRRLIVEPALPAGRGTVVRMEKA
- a CDS encoding exonuclease SbcCD subunit D codes for the protein MRILHTADWHFGKTLEGRNRIAEQAEFVDELITLCEKEAVDLVLMAGDVYQTVNPSAEAEALFYRALDGLSAGGARGVVVIAGNHDNAQRINAAGPLADKAGITLLGLPKDSVALTSQTATERGVSELEQRVERVDGGVGFVELKIPGCKESAVVAAVPYPSEGRLNEVLSETLDEEQMQQSYNKRIGELFQELAGHFRDDTVNLLMSHLYVNGGIESESEVQIQIGGAYAVSPDVFPQAAHYVALGHLHRPQDVKGAKVPVRYSGSPLAYSFSEEGQKKSVTLIDALPGQPVSIREVSLQSGKPLVEWNATEGIAQVEQWVADGRDGNAWIDLKVHVQTGLDLENIHYLRDLHPGFVHIHPILPVADGDTETSSEENRDRPSVDEMFRRFFEERTGGAQADDELVELFLSLVAEEEADAASNADDGQGDDGDTRQGHSDKTDDSHKTEDSKEVGA
- a CDS encoding S-adenosylmethionine:tRNA ribosyltransferase-isomerase, giving the protein MMASLRMESSGMESSGMESGRMELSGMESGRMESGRMESSGIKLNGMESSRIESLRVEDLDFGIDVGQYVADRTAEARGLARDSVKMLVVHRSTGRLQDTRFSSLPDFLEAGDVLVVNSSATIPARLAVHSQGQHHFIHLAARLSANRFLIERRGGHGEADARFWPEGTAITVLGGDVNGRPAASCRVNRRFHPNSRLWEVEADEDLYQLAPSIGSPIRYDYVKQDTTAGDYRTIFARIAGSSEMPSASRPFTKPILRQLARRGVKVASITLHTSVSSHEVETDLSQHPVLPEWYQVSEQSATVINRAKANGNRIIAVGTTAVRAIESSVDASGKVMPQQGWTTHLVTPSTKPKVVTSLVTGMHDNHTSHLALMYAFILPDTLRQAYRVAADHGYLWHEFGDISLIL